Part of the Roseobacter litoralis Och 149 genome, CACATGTTCGCTGATCGCCTGCCCGATGCCCTGTGCGACACCGCCATGCACCTGTCCTTCGGCCAGCATCGGGTTGATAAGATTGCCAAAATCATCAACCACCGTATAGCGATCGACGCTGACAACACCGGTATCGGGGTCAATCACAACCTCGGACACATGGCAGCCATTGGGGAAACTGCGCGCAGGCAGGGTCGCGCGTGCCGCGTGACTCAACAGATCATCGCGGCCCTTTTCACGGGCCAGTTCGGCCACTTCCAACATGGTCGGCGTCATATTGCTGCCATCCGCGCGGAAGCGTTCATCGTCAAAACTGATCTCAGATGCTGGCACGCCCATTTCATCGGCCAGAAACGCTGTGAATGCCGTGGTCATGACCTCAACCGTGGCCAGCGTCGCCGTATTCTGCACGGTAACGGAGCGTGACCCGCCAGTGCCGCCGCCCTGCGCAATCTGATCACTGTCGCCCTGCACGACAAAAATCTGATCCGCCGGTATCCCGGTCTGATCACTCAGAAACTGGGCATAGACGGTTTCATGCCCCTGTCCTGTGCTTTGTGTGCCGACATAGATGCTCACGGTGCCATCCTCATTGAACGCAATCTTTGCGCCTTCACTAGGATCACCCAAAATACTTTCAATATAGTAACACAGCCCCAGACCGCGCAGCAGACCCTGGCCCGCGTCGGCTTCTTTGCGCGCCGCAAAGCCCGCAAGATCGGCCTCAAGCTCAGCGCGGCGCAGCACTTTGTCGAAATCCCCGACGTCATACAACTCACCGGTCGAGTTCTGATAGGGGAACTGATCAGGCTTGATGAAATTGATCCGCCGCAATTCCAGCGGGTCCACACCGAGGGTCCGGGCCGCGCGGTCAATCAACCGCTCCAGCACGTAAATCGCCTCGGGTCGCCCTGCGCCACGATAGGCGTCCACATAGGTCGTGTTGGTGTAAATCCCCTCGACCCGCAGCCATGTGGCCTGCACATCATAGACCCCCATCAGCACCCGGCTGAACAGCTGGCTCTGGATGAACTGCGCATACATGCTGTTGTAAGCGCCAAGGTTGCAGCGCGTATGCACGCGGTATCCGATGATCTTGTGGTTTTCATCAAAGGCAAATTCGGCAAAGCTCGTCAGATCGCGCCCGGCGTTATCGGTCAACATCGCCTCGGTACGCTCCGACATCCAGCGCACGGGCTTGCCGACAGTTTTGGCGGCATGGGCGGCCAGCGCATATTCCGGATAGGGGAACCCCTTCATCCCGAAACCACCGCCCGTATCCGGGTTGGTGACCCGCACGCGTTCTGCGTCGATGTTCAGCAATTCCGCGATCTCTGATTTCTGCGCCCAGACGCCCTGCCCGCCCACAGAAACATGGACCCGCTCGCCCTCCCATTCGGCATAACATCCGCGCGGCTCAAGCGAATTGACGATGATGCGATTGTCCGGCACCTCCAGCGATACCGTGTGCGCAGCGGCGGCAAATGCGGCGTCCGTGGCGGCCTCATCTCCCATGCCCCAGTCAAAGGCCACGTTGTCAGGGGCCTCGGCGTGCAATGGCGCGCCACCGGCCTGAATATCCATCTTGGCGGGCAACTCATCATAGGACAGGTCGATCAATTCCGCCGCATCGCGCGCCTGATCGAGCGTCTCCGCCACGATGAACGCCACAGGCTCGCCCACAAAACGCAAACGCTCCTCTGCGAGGATTGGTCTGCGGGGGGCCGCACCCATGCTGCCATCGAGGTTCTTGACCGTCTGGGCGGACATCGATTTGGTAATCCCGGCAGCCTTCAGATCATCTGCCGTCAGCACCGCGTGCACGCCCGGCGCGGTGCGCGCCTCCGCCACATCCAGACCGGTGATCACCGCATGGGCCACAGGCGCGCGAAACACAAAAGCAAAGAGCGCACCCTCAGGCGCGATATCATCTACATAGCGACCTTCACCTGTGAGAAAACGAACATCCTCAACCCGCTTTACGGGCTGTGATTTGCCAAATTTTTCCATGCGATGCCTCCTTGCATACCGACCTCTGTCATTGGGACAGTAGCGGTGGTGACCCGCTTGTCCAGTGCTGAGACCTGTCATAACATGATCGCCGGCACCAACGGACCGACGCGCCGTTTTGCGGCACGCAGATTGATGTCGCAAACAGAACAGAAGCCCGCCCGCACCAGCGCGATCATTCAACCACACGACCCGGAGGATCAGATGCCCCACCCCTTGCCACTGGAACAGGGCCGACTGATGCAAGCCCAGACAGATCAGTACTGGCGCGACGGCTATCTCTTCCCCCTGCAGGTGATGCCCGCGCGTGAGGCGACCGCCCTGCGCGCCGAGCTTGAACAGATCGAGGCGGATTACCTCGATGCGGGCCTGCCCCTGCCGCTCAGCACCTATAAGCGTGTCAATTCGCATTGCGTGATGCCCATGGCCCACCGCATCGGGTCCGACCCGCGCATTCTGGACGTCGTCGAAGGTATCCTCGGCCCCGACATCATGATCTACGCGGTGGAATTCTTCATCAAGGAACCCCGCACCAACCAGATCGTCTCCATGCATCAGGACCTGACCTATTGGGGCCTCGGCGCGATTGACGGGCTGGTCACCGCATGGCTGTCGCTCTCGCCTGCGACGCCTGCCTCCGGGTGCATGGATTTCGTGCGCGGCTCACATAAAAACGCGATCCTGCCGCATGAAGATACCTTTGCCGAGAATAACCTCCTGTCGCGCGGGCAGGAAGTGCAGGTCGATGTGGCGGACGCCGACAAGGTGCCCATCGAAATCCACCCCGGCCAGATCTCGCTCCACCACGGGCTGACGATCCATGGCTCCGGCCCCAATACCACCGATGATCGCCGCATTGCCGCCGTCATCCGCTACTGCACGCCGGATGTGAAACAGCAGGTGGCCGAGGTCGATTATGCCCTCCTCGCCCGTGGCACAGACAGGCACGGCCATTTCGCCAGCTTCCCCGCGCCATCGGCGAATTTTGCCCCCGATGCCCTCGCGCAGTATGATAAAATCCGCGCCGCACAGGCCAAGGCGATGATGTCCGGTGCCAAAAAACAAGGAACCCTCTACGGATGATCGACCGCGTCAGCTTTACCCAGATGAAAGACGGCACCAAGGAAGACTACGACTTCCTCACCGAACACGAGACCGCATACACCAAGGGCACCGCCGACCGCCTGCTCAAGGCGCTGGTCAGCCTTGATGAAAGCCTCTCGGGCTACCAGATCACCCGCCTTGGCCACTCGCTGCAATCGGCCACCCGCGCCGAACGCGATCGCGCTGACACGGATTGGATCGTCTCCGCCCTGCTGCATGACATCGGCGACATCTTTGCGCCCTACAACCACGACGAATACGCCGCCACCATCCTGCGCCCCTTCGTGCGCGAACAATGCACGTGGGTCGTGGAAAAACACGGTGACTTCCAGATGATCTATTACGGCCACCACGTCGGCGCGAACCCGCACAAACGCGACGCCTACCGCGACAGCGCCTATTTTGACGACTGCGCGCAGTTTTGCGAACGCTGGGACCAGTCCAGCTTTGATCCCGCCTATGACACCCTGCCGATTGACCACTTTGTCGACCGGGTGCGCGCCGTCTTTGCCCGCACGCCTTACGATCCGGCCATCATCCGCCCCGGTGCGCGCGAACCGCTGATCAGCACATAAACCGCACGCCCGACCTTTCCCTTTGCGGCGACCTCGGCTAGATCATCGCGCAAGCAAGGGTAAAGGACGCATGTAATGGCGCTGGACAAGACATTCGACGCAAAAGAGGCCGAAGCACGCCTCTACGCCGCTTGGGAACAAGCGGGCGCATTCAAGGCCGGGGCCAATGCACGGGCAGGTGCTGAAACCTTTTCGATCATGATCCCCCCGCCCAATGTGACGGGCTCGCTGCACATGGGGCACGCGTTCAACAACACGCTGCAGGATATCCTGATCCGCTGGCACCGCATGCGCGGCTTCGACACGCTCTGGCAGCCGGGCACGGATCACGCGGGCATCGCCACGCAGATGGTCACCGAACGCGAAATGGCCGCGAATGGCGAACCGACCCGCCGCGAGATGGGGCGCGAAAAGTTCCTCGACCGTGTCTGGCAGCAAAAGGTCGCATCCCGCGGCACCATCATCGGGCAACTCAAACGCCTCGGCGCGTCGTGTGACTGGTCACGCGAAGCCTTCACCATGGGCGGCGCACCGGGCGACCCCGACGCAGGCAACGGCCCGAATTTCCACGACGCGGTCATCAAGGTCTTCGTGGACATGTATAACAAGGGCCTCATTTATCGCGGCAAGCGGCTGGTCAACTGGGACCCGCATTTCGAAACCGCGATCTCGGACCTCGAGGTCGAGAATATCGAAGTCGATGGCCACATGTGGCACTTCAAATACCCGCTCGCCGGGGGGGCCACCTATGAATACGTCGAAAAGGACGAGGACGGAAACGAGACCCTGCGCGAGACCCGCGATTATATCTCAATCGCCACGACCCGCCCCGAAACCATGCTGGGCGATGGCGCGGTTGCCGTGCATCCGTCAGATGAACGTTATGCACCAATCATCGGAAAGCTCTGCGAAATCCCGGTTGGGCCCAAGGAACACCGCCGCCTGATCCCGATCATCACCGATGAATACCCCGATCCCACCTTCGGCTCGGGCGCGGTCAAGATCACCGGCGCGCATGACTTCAACGACTATGCCGTCGCCAAGCGTAACGACATCCCGCTCTACCGCCTGATGGACACCAAAGCCGCCATGCGCGATGACGGCGCGCCCTACGCCGAGGCCGCAGCGATTGCGATGGCCGTTGCGCAAGGCGAGCGCACCCTCACTGAGACCGAAGCCGACGCGGTCAACCTTGTACCAGGCGAGTTGCGCGGCCTCGACCGGTTCGAGGCCCGCAAGGCAGTCGTGAAA contains:
- a CDS encoding xanthine dehydrogenase family protein molybdopterin-binding subunit, translated to MEKFGKSQPVKRVEDVRFLTGEGRYVDDIAPEGALFAFVFRAPVAHAVITGLDVAEARTAPGVHAVLTADDLKAAGITKSMSAQTVKNLDGSMGAAPRRPILAEERLRFVGEPVAFIVAETLDQARDAAELIDLSYDELPAKMDIQAGGAPLHAEAPDNVAFDWGMGDEAATDAAFAAAAHTVSLEVPDNRIIVNSLEPRGCYAEWEGERVHVSVGGQGVWAQKSEIAELLNIDAERVRVTNPDTGGGFGMKGFPYPEYALAAHAAKTVGKPVRWMSERTEAMLTDNAGRDLTSFAEFAFDENHKIIGYRVHTRCNLGAYNSMYAQFIQSQLFSRVLMGVYDVQATWLRVEGIYTNTTYVDAYRGAGRPEAIYVLERLIDRAARTLGVDPLELRRINFIKPDQFPYQNSTGELYDVGDFDKVLRRAELEADLAGFAARKEADAGQGLLRGLGLCYYIESILGDPSEGAKIAFNEDGTVSIYVGTQSTGQGHETVYAQFLSDQTGIPADQIFVVQGDSDQIAQGGGTGGSRSVTVQNTATLATVEVMTTAFTAFLADEMGVPASEISFDDERFRADGSNMTPTMLEVAELAREKGRDDLLSHAARATLPARSFPNGCHVSEVVIDPDTGVVSVDRYTVVDDFGNLINPMLAEGQVHGGVAQGIGQAISEHVVFDEQGQLLTASFMDYAMPRADGVPNISFTSEPVPSTANIMGMKGCGEAGTVGALAAVANAVQDALWEHGVRQADMPFTPLKVWELLNSEAIAAE
- a CDS encoding phytanoyl-CoA dioxygenase family protein, with product MPHPLPLEQGRLMQAQTDQYWRDGYLFPLQVMPAREATALRAELEQIEADYLDAGLPLPLSTYKRVNSHCVMPMAHRIGSDPRILDVVEGILGPDIMIYAVEFFIKEPRTNQIVSMHQDLTYWGLGAIDGLVTAWLSLSPATPASGCMDFVRGSHKNAILPHEDTFAENNLLSRGQEVQVDVADADKVPIEIHPGQISLHHGLTIHGSGPNTTDDRRIAAVIRYCTPDVKQQVAEVDYALLARGTDRHGHFASFPAPSANFAPDALAQYDKIRAAQAKAMMSGAKKQGTLYG
- a CDS encoding HD domain-containing protein, which codes for MIDRVSFTQMKDGTKEDYDFLTEHETAYTKGTADRLLKALVSLDESLSGYQITRLGHSLQSATRAERDRADTDWIVSALLHDIGDIFAPYNHDEYAATILRPFVREQCTWVVEKHGDFQMIYYGHHVGANPHKRDAYRDSAYFDDCAQFCERWDQSSFDPAYDTLPIDHFVDRVRAVFARTPYDPAIIRPGAREPLIST